In Rahnella aquatilis CIP 78.65 = ATCC 33071, one DNA window encodes the following:
- a CDS encoding SDR family oxidoreductase, with product MSSQSTILITGCSSGFGLDIARHFLEKGWRVIATMRTPKNDLLPESGSLRILALDVTDPESIRRCFEEAGPVDALVNNAGIGLIGPLEGEKFSSVRQIFETNTFATMAMTQAVLPQFRARRSGVIVNVTSSVTLKSLPLLSVYTASKAAVNAFTESLALELSPFNIRVRLVLPGRAPGTRFGANARHLIADTLPEAYEEFRNRVFSAVQDTSTPVTYSQDVADAVWTAVTDPDAPMRIPAGADAVALS from the coding sequence ATGTCCTCACAATCCACCATTCTGATCACCGGCTGTTCTTCAGGTTTCGGCCTCGACATTGCGCGTCATTTTCTTGAAAAAGGCTGGCGGGTGATCGCCACGATGCGTACACCCAAAAACGATCTGTTGCCGGAGTCCGGCTCATTGCGCATTCTTGCGCTGGATGTCACCGACCCCGAAAGTATCCGCCGCTGTTTTGAAGAAGCCGGGCCGGTTGATGCACTGGTCAACAACGCCGGTATCGGCCTGATTGGCCCGCTGGAAGGGGAAAAATTCAGCAGCGTGCGGCAGATTTTCGAAACCAACACCTTCGCCACGATGGCCATGACGCAGGCGGTGTTGCCGCAGTTCAGGGCGCGCCGCTCCGGGGTGATTGTAAATGTGACGTCAAGTGTGACGCTGAAATCGCTGCCGCTGCTCTCGGTTTACACCGCCAGCAAAGCGGCGGTCAATGCCTTCACCGAATCTCTCGCACTGGAACTGTCGCCGTTTAACATTCGTGTGCGGCTGGTTCTGCCGGGGCGTGCGCCGGGCACCCGCTTTGGTGCCAATGCCCGACATCTGATTGCCGATACCCTTCCCGAAGCTTATGAGGAATTCAGGAACAGGGTCTTTTCTGCGGTGCAGGACACCAGCACGCCGGTGACTTATTCACAGGATGTCGCCGATGCGGTTTGGACAGCGGTCACCGACCCCGATGCGCCGATGCGCATTCCAGCCGGAGCCGATGCGGTGGCCCTTTCCTAA